The Akkermansia sp. N21116 genome includes a region encoding these proteins:
- a CDS encoding response regulator transcription factor produces the protein MAQSYRILLAEDDENIRNVVSDALEMAGYSVIACEDGAVACRAIQSGGAFDLALLDVGMPGADGFEVLALMGRECPGVPAIMLTARSDEEDRIRGLKLGADDYVVKPFSIRELLARIEAVLRRSPERPKAVREVTVPHARLNAVRKAVEFDDGTEAALTSREYDLLVYLGTHEGRLVSRDELLRRVWDMDPRLVETKSVEMTIVRLRSKLGQAAGCLETVRGQGYCWKTGRGE, from the coding sequence ATGGCTCAATCATACCGCATTCTCCTGGCAGAAGATGATGAAAATATTCGCAATGTTGTTTCAGATGCTCTTGAAATGGCGGGATATTCCGTGATTGCTTGTGAGGATGGTGCTGTTGCGTGCCGTGCTATCCAGAGCGGAGGAGCGTTTGACCTGGCCTTGCTGGATGTAGGAATGCCCGGTGCGGATGGTTTTGAGGTGCTGGCTCTGATGGGACGGGAATGCCCTGGAGTGCCGGCTATTATGCTGACGGCCCGCAGTGATGAGGAGGACAGGATCCGAGGGCTCAAGCTGGGAGCGGATGATTATGTCGTCAAACCGTTTAGCATCAGGGAACTTTTGGCGCGTATAGAAGCAGTTCTGAGACGTTCGCCGGAACGGCCGAAGGCAGTACGGGAAGTCACGGTGCCGCATGCCCGCCTGAATGCCGTCCGCAAGGCGGTAGAGTTCGACGACGGGACGGAAGCGGCGCTGACGAGCCGTGAATACGATTTGCTGGTTTACCTCGGAACGCACGAGGGGCGGCTGGTGTCGCGCGATGAATTGCTGCGGCGCGTTTGGGATATGGATCCCCGGCTTGTGGAAACCAAGTCTGTGGAGATGACGATTGTACGCTTGCGCAGCAAGCTGGGGCAGGCAGCCGGGTGCCTGGAGACGGTGCGAGGACAGGGATATTGCTGGAAGACAGGACGAGGGGAATGA
- a CDS encoding site-specific integrase produces MSKPLKFTIGKLKRGKQTLYRIWIPEKFSANGKKTALYYKTKTAAENDQSALREKYVNGELSAGLLLGPGQVKDAQRAFEIIVESGIKLSLVDAVQIALEQRRAQLVGITVSELFEKYEKDASIGRNWSENHKKNWRFYASKFTGHFGERNIADVQAQELREWFGENYASATYFNSATAVISPAFSWAVKQEILKRSPFELIEKRKVVQADGVDVFTPEETRRLLSFCRPFLSAGPDHPMADDNGNVAAIYKLDCSDAVLPFSILLFAGIRPEELQKLTWDLIHLDKELISVPPSIAKTNQVRNVELHDNLRRYLESVPVEQREGKIIPQNWKRKAAIVRKAANLQNRPDAPRHSFASYSLAVDPNIDRLRENMGHTKNSDVLFKHYRTAVRKTDALEFWSIDPEDPYGKKEKPAKGKSKAG; encoded by the coding sequence ATGAGTAAGCCTCTCAAATTTACCATCGGAAAACTGAAAAGGGGAAAACAGACTCTTTATCGTATCTGGATTCCTGAAAAATTTTCAGCGAATGGGAAAAAAACAGCTCTGTACTACAAGACGAAAACAGCGGCAGAAAACGATCAATCTGCCCTTCGGGAAAAATATGTAAACGGCGAATTGTCCGCAGGGCTTCTTTTGGGGCCTGGGCAGGTAAAAGACGCACAACGAGCATTTGAAATCATCGTGGAATCGGGTATTAAACTGTCGCTTGTCGATGCCGTCCAGATCGCCCTGGAACAACGCCGAGCACAACTGGTCGGGATCACGGTCTCGGAACTTTTTGAAAAGTATGAGAAAGATGCTTCGATCGGGCGCAACTGGTCTGAGAATCACAAAAAGAACTGGAGGTTCTACGCTTCCAAATTCACCGGACATTTCGGAGAAAGAAATATTGCCGACGTTCAGGCACAGGAACTTCGTGAATGGTTCGGTGAAAACTATGCCAGCGCGACTTATTTCAACTCGGCCACGGCGGTTATTTCCCCGGCGTTTAGCTGGGCCGTCAAACAGGAGATTTTGAAACGGTCGCCGTTCGAATTGATCGAAAAGCGGAAAGTCGTTCAAGCGGACGGCGTGGATGTTTTCACTCCAGAAGAAACGAGACGTCTGCTTTCCTTCTGCCGTCCGTTCCTTTCTGCCGGGCCGGATCATCCGATGGCAGACGACAACGGGAATGTGGCCGCCATTTACAAGCTTGACTGTTCCGACGCCGTTCTTCCTTTTTCAATTTTACTCTTTGCCGGTATCAGGCCGGAGGAATTGCAGAAACTGACCTGGGACCTTATCCATCTGGACAAAGAGCTTATTTCGGTTCCCCCGTCAATTGCAAAGACCAATCAGGTACGAAATGTCGAACTGCACGATAATTTGAGACGCTATCTCGAATCCGTCCCTGTCGAGCAACGGGAAGGCAAGATCATCCCTCAAAACTGGAAGCGCAAAGCCGCGATCGTCCGCAAGGCGGCCAACCTGCAGAACCGTCCGGACGCGCCACGGCATTCGTTCGCGTCCTATTCGCTGGCCGTCGATCCCAATATTGACCGGCTCCGTGAAAACATGGGGCACACCAAGAATTCCGATGTTTTGTTCAAGCACTACCGGACCGCCGTTCGGAAAACGGATGCGCTTGAATTCTGGTCGATTGATCCAGAAGACCCCTACGGCAAAAAAGAAAAGCCCGCCAAGGGAAAATCCAAGGCGGGCTGA
- a CDS encoding putative peptidoglycan-binding domain-containing protein: MKWKASPGLIERKGNIMNEQEMRRKIGISIIESEIRRDKNGHIAVYHMPKGDGGGTYEVAGINNRYHSQEAAKLKKMIEAGQYAAAEAEVGDYIISYTDVVRGWLPSGFYPATETVLRDTCFNAGPTGAAKVLQMALNVAVDGKVGPNTRGATVQALALGDTDLALRLVGARWEYMHGKSENPGKGQFWKGWRNRMTNCAKFALSLA; this comes from the coding sequence ATGAAATGGAAAGCATCGCCGGGGCTAATCGAAAGAAAGGGAAACATCATGAACGAACAGGAAATGCGACGGAAAATCGGAATCTCCATCATCGAATCGGAAATCAGGCGTGACAAAAACGGTCACATTGCCGTATATCACATGCCGAAGGGGGACGGGGGAGGAACCTATGAAGTGGCTGGAATCAATAACAGATACCATTCCCAGGAAGCCGCCAAACTCAAAAAAATGATTGAAGCCGGACAGTATGCCGCTGCGGAAGCGGAAGTCGGCGATTATATCATCAGCTACACGGACGTTGTGAGGGGATGGCTCCCGTCTGGATTTTACCCGGCTACGGAAACCGTATTGCGTGATACGTGCTTCAACGCCGGGCCGACAGGTGCCGCCAAAGTCTTGCAAATGGCCCTGAATGTGGCCGTTGACGGCAAAGTCGGCCCCAACACGAGGGGAGCTACCGTACAAGCCCTTGCGTTGGGCGATACAGACCTTGCCTTGCGACTTGTCGGAGCACGATGGGAATACATGCACGGCAAGTCGGAAAACCCCGGGAAAGGGCAATTCTGGAAGGGGTGGCGCAACCGCATGACCAACTGCGCGAAATTCGCGCTATCCCTCGCCTGA
- a CDS encoding beta-N-acetylhexosaminidase: MNIPLSASFSLFFGLTLPFSLASQPDDMPGLIPLPSSIQLQDGMVEFRDLGPLAAWARQSPDAPIRSKEDWKQLGDSPTRVELAPLPVASLGGDPEAYKITVSPELIRIEAHSRLGVLRAAATLKQLLDDNSMIPQGTIEDRPRFRYRGFMLDSARHMQSPDTIRKLLDQMADLKFNRFHWHLTDDEGWRIPISAYPRLTQIGGTPDPGNREQERNGSYSEEEIMDIVQYARARGIEIIPEIDVPGHAAAISAAYPQLLCPTNRDNPPISQRSNSLSHTEVLCIGNPGLLDFLETIYLETSKLFDTKTIHIGGDEVKTQFWKKCPLCSAALRQSGLNSMEELQLAFLRQLSERLAKHGIQTITWAEHPEKGLTPDIIAQGWRGHPNQTIAALNAGIKTICSDGGGKGYAYLDFPGYPKTAKPLWMPVLSLEQVYAYDIPINQVEESKHNLLQGGEAALWTENILSRDIEAQIYPRLHAVAEKLWTPRERQNAEQFMQRLGKLRKRWENSGIAFEQPPNPSAAMVLPATIDTNIPATRNFQPPYAFDGRETTSFISSRHIQEGDYFTLILNAPERLSRVRVLTGPYFCRDAGKENALADGALLQISTDGTTFTDAATFRDGIATVQWPQGQTVKSIRILTQKSQPHKLAIGDIFVEPFVAQESAPDGK, translated from the coding sequence ATGAATATCCCCCTTTCCGCATCATTCAGCCTGTTCTTCGGACTCACTCTACCCTTTTCTCTGGCCTCCCAGCCCGATGACATGCCGGGATTGATCCCACTGCCCTCCTCCATCCAATTGCAGGACGGAATGGTCGAATTCAGGGATCTGGGGCCGCTGGCAGCCTGGGCTCGCCAATCTCCCGACGCTCCCATCCGTAGCAAGGAAGACTGGAAACAACTGGGGGATTCTCCCACTAGGGTGGAACTCGCCCCGCTCCCCGTCGCCAGCCTGGGTGGAGACCCCGAAGCTTACAAGATCACAGTCAGTCCTGAACTCATCCGCATTGAGGCGCATAGTCGGCTGGGAGTCCTCCGTGCAGCCGCTACCCTTAAGCAGCTTCTGGATGACAACAGCATGATTCCTCAGGGAACCATCGAAGACAGGCCCCGCTTCCGATACAGAGGATTCATGCTCGACTCCGCACGCCACATGCAAAGCCCGGACACCATCCGGAAACTGCTTGACCAAATGGCCGACCTCAAATTCAACCGTTTCCACTGGCATCTCACCGACGACGAAGGATGGCGCATTCCCATCTCCGCCTACCCGCGCCTCACCCAGATTGGAGGCACTCCCGACCCCGGCAACCGGGAACAGGAGCGCAACGGTTCCTATTCCGAGGAAGAAATCATGGACATCGTCCAATACGCCCGTGCCCGCGGCATCGAAATCATACCTGAAATCGATGTTCCCGGTCATGCCGCCGCCATCTCCGCCGCTTATCCTCAACTCCTCTGCCCAACCAATCGCGACAACCCGCCCATCTCACAGCGCAGCAACTCCCTCTCCCACACAGAAGTCCTCTGCATCGGCAACCCCGGCCTGCTTGACTTCCTGGAAACTATCTATCTGGAAACATCCAAACTCTTCGACACCAAAACCATCCACATCGGAGGAGATGAAGTCAAAACCCAATTCTGGAAGAAATGCCCCCTCTGTTCCGCCGCTCTCAGGCAAAGCGGCCTCAACAGTATGGAGGAACTCCAGCTGGCCTTCCTCCGCCAACTCTCCGAACGCCTCGCCAAACACGGCATCCAGACAATTACCTGGGCGGAACATCCTGAAAAAGGTCTCACGCCCGACATAATCGCTCAAGGATGGAGAGGTCATCCCAACCAGACCATCGCCGCCCTCAATGCAGGAATAAAAACCATCTGTTCCGATGGCGGAGGCAAGGGGTACGCTTATCTCGACTTTCCGGGATACCCTAAAACCGCCAAGCCCCTCTGGATGCCCGTCCTGTCTCTCGAACAAGTCTACGCTTACGATATCCCCATCAACCAGGTAGAAGAATCCAAACACAACCTCCTGCAGGGAGGAGAAGCCGCTCTCTGGACGGAAAACATCCTTTCCCGCGACATCGAAGCCCAAATCTACCCACGTCTCCACGCCGTTGCCGAAAAACTCTGGACTCCACGGGAACGCCAGAATGCGGAACAATTCATGCAACGCCTCGGAAAACTCCGCAAGAGATGGGAAAACAGCGGCATCGCCTTCGAGCAGCCCCCCAATCCTAGCGCTGCCATGGTCCTCCCCGCAACCATCGACACCAACATCCCCGCAACGCGCAATTTCCAGCCGCCATACGCCTTCGACGGAAGGGAAACCACCAGCTTCATCTCCAGCCGCCACATCCAGGAAGGAGACTACTTCACCCTGATTTTAAATGCCCCGGAACGCCTGAGCCGGGTACGAGTTCTCACCGGTCCCTACTTCTGCCGTGACGCTGGCAAGGAAAACGCCCTTGCCGACGGAGCCCTCCTCCAAATCTCCACCGACGGAACCACCTTCACCGATGCAGCTACCTTCCGGGATGGAATCGCAACCGTCCAATGGCCCCAGGGACAAACCGTTAAATCCATTCGTATCCTGACCCAAAAATCCCAGCCTCACAAACTGGCCATCGGAGATATCTTCGTCGAACCCTTCGTCGCGCAGGAAAGTGCTCCTGACGGAAAATAA
- a CDS encoding phage tail protein, producing MAQFDNITVTRAGRAYMAESLAESKALAFDHIAVGDGTAPEAPEDLTELVHLIADVPISKITDDGGGIVSIRGNFVAIGATGGFSFREAGVYVKAWRDGDPPVLFAYCNAGDHPDYIPPVGDTSIMEESLIFSIVIGGTTVLYNNIDPTARATIQDVADLETELKSIIKTLSNELSETKKELDAAKDSIKELTTKSEDYVKRTDYATKDKAGIVQIGANLSVDTEGKVSVPVATNSTLGVSRPGNGMSVSNGELTYWLNGHQEDFTLKSANGSSIFEMSANTVDIRAKTAVKMRETTTNTGLAAMYKNDVGNAGFTVNSHANYIGWLDSNKNLMLGQDANLGTHIYMASADVFTNGTLKTNASGIVTTN from the coding sequence ATGGCGCAATTTGACAACATAACGGTCACCCGTGCCGGACGGGCCTATATGGCCGAATCGCTGGCCGAATCAAAAGCCCTGGCCTTTGACCACATTGCCGTGGGCGACGGAACCGCCCCGGAAGCCCCCGAAGACCTGACGGAGCTTGTCCATCTCATTGCCGACGTCCCCATCTCGAAAATCACGGACGACGGCGGCGGTATCGTCTCCATCAGGGGTAATTTCGTTGCCATCGGCGCCACGGGCGGCTTTTCCTTCCGGGAAGCGGGCGTGTACGTCAAGGCTTGGCGCGACGGCGATCCACCCGTCCTGTTTGCGTATTGCAATGCCGGGGATCATCCGGATTATATCCCTCCGGTTGGGGATACATCCATCATGGAGGAATCCCTGATATTTTCGATCGTGATCGGGGGAACGACCGTCCTGTACAACAACATTGATCCAACAGCTCGCGCCACCATACAGGATGTCGCCGACCTTGAAACAGAGCTTAAATCCATCATTAAAACTCTGAGCAATGAACTGTCGGAAACGAAAAAGGAACTGGATGCCGCAAAGGACTCCATTAAGGAGTTGACCACGAAATCGGAAGATTATGTGAAGCGGACGGATTACGCGACGAAGGACAAGGCGGGCATTGTGCAGATTGGGGCGAATTTATCCGTAGATACTGAGGGCAAAGTTTCTGTTCCGGTGGCGACAAACTCCACATTGGGCGTGTCTCGCCCGGGTAATGGCATGTCTGTGTCCAATGGCGAGTTGACTTATTGGCTCAACGGCCACCAGGAAGACTTCACATTGAAGAGTGCGAATGGATCGTCAATCTTTGAAATGTCTGCCAATACGGTTGATATTCGGGCGAAAACAGCGGTGAAGATGCGCGAAACCACAACAAATACAGGTCTCGCGGCAATGTATAAAAATGATGTCGGCAATGCCGGATTCACGGTTAATAGCCACGCCAATTACATCGGCTGGCTGGACAGCAACAAGAATCTGATGCTCGGACAGGATGCAAACCTTGGAACACATATTTATATGGCGAGCGCGGACGTGTTCACAAATGGAACTTTGAAGACAAATGCATCGGGAATCGTAACTACGAACTAA
- a CDS encoding diaminopimelate dehydrogenase — protein MIKIAIVGYGNIGRYAVDAIRAAEDMELAGIVRRPGSAPVHGIKTVASIEELGHVDVALLCTPTRSVEATALPLLEQGINTVDSFDIHDQIVNLRRSLGDKAIKHDAVSVISAGWDPGTDSVIRTMMMAMAPKGITYTNFGPGMSMGHSVVARSKEGVADALSLTIPTGSGVHRRMVYVVVKDGFQFSDVEATIKSDSYFCHDETHVIQVPDIDSLRDMGHGVLMERKGVSGGTQNQMLKFEMRINNPALTAQVMVASARASTRIPSGCYTLPEIAPMDFLPGDREDLVARLV, from the coding sequence ATGATTAAAATAGCTATAGTAGGATACGGCAATATCGGACGGTATGCGGTAGATGCCATTCGCGCTGCCGAAGACATGGAACTTGCAGGCATTGTCCGCCGTCCGGGGAGTGCTCCCGTGCATGGCATCAAGACGGTCGCTTCGATTGAAGAACTGGGCCATGTGGATGTTGCCCTGCTCTGTACGCCAACGCGCAGCGTGGAGGCTACTGCTCTTCCTTTGCTGGAGCAGGGTATTAATACAGTGGACAGTTTTGATATCCACGATCAGATTGTGAACCTGCGCCGTTCCCTTGGCGACAAGGCGATCAAACATGATGCCGTGTCGGTTATTTCGGCCGGGTGGGATCCGGGGACAGACTCTGTGATCCGTACGATGATGATGGCGATGGCTCCCAAAGGAATTACATATACGAACTTCGGTCCGGGTATGAGCATGGGGCACAGCGTGGTTGCACGTTCCAAGGAGGGGGTTGCCGATGCTCTTTCCCTGACGATCCCGACGGGTTCCGGCGTGCATCGCCGCATGGTGTATGTCGTGGTGAAGGACGGCTTCCAGTTCTCTGATGTGGAAGCGACCATTAAGTCCGATTCCTACTTCTGTCACGATGAAACGCACGTAATCCAGGTGCCGGATATAGACAGTTTGCGCGATATGGGGCACGGTGTCCTCATGGAACGCAAGGGAGTGTCCGGCGGAACGCAGAACCAGATGCTGAAGTTCGAGATGCGCATCAACAATCCGGCTTTGACGGCCCAGGTGATGGTTGCTTCCGCCCGCGCCAGTACACGGATCCCCTCCGGATGCTATACCCTTCCGGAAATTGCACCGATGGATTTCCTACCCGGTGACCGTGAAGACCTGGTTGCCCGGCTGGTTTGA
- a CDS encoding phage tail protein I has translation MHLQNINLGDMLPLFMRADADTRALAAGLSEVLQVLAGQIAKLSTWDHLDSLTTGELDALADELRVFWYKPDLSDEQKRAILLDSDKVYMHLGTVSAVQSVITDVFGTAKVEEWYEYGGRPHYFRINVSTSETMTRENEAKLIALIDKVKRKSQWLEKIVNEIRASMQLHVGVTLAVSRRTRITISQWQDNTPATSYRAGTTTVTRYAESQEVIQG, from the coding sequence ATGCACCTGCAGAACATCAACCTCGGCGACATGCTCCCGCTCTTTATGCGAGCGGACGCCGATACCCGCGCCCTGGCGGCAGGGTTATCCGAGGTGTTGCAGGTGCTTGCCGGGCAGATTGCCAAGCTCTCGACATGGGATCATCTCGACAGTCTGACGACTGGGGAACTGGATGCCCTGGCCGATGAATTGCGCGTGTTCTGGTACAAGCCCGATTTGAGCGACGAGCAAAAGCGGGCCATCCTGCTTGACTCCGACAAGGTGTACATGCACCTGGGCACCGTATCGGCGGTACAGTCGGTCATTACCGACGTGTTCGGCACGGCGAAGGTGGAAGAATGGTATGAATACGGGGGGCGTCCGCACTACTTCCGCATCAACGTATCGACGTCGGAAACAATGACGAGAGAAAACGAGGCGAAGCTGATTGCCTTGATCGACAAGGTAAAACGCAAATCGCAATGGCTCGAAAAAATCGTCAATGAAATCAGGGCAAGCATGCAGTTGCATGTCGGCGTCACGCTGGCCGTCAGCAGACGCACCAGAATTACCATATCACAGTGGCAGGACAACACCCCGGCGACGTCGTACCGGGCCGGGACGACGACTGTCACCCGATATGCGGAAAGTCAGGAAGTAATACAAGGATAA
- the purD gene encoding phosphoribosylamine--glycine ligase — MKIAVIGKGGREHALVKALKDSPSSPEIFSFPGSDAINKLATPIPVKDMHELVAWMKDNTIDLCVAGEESYLVKDEGLANCCREAGIPCWGPVKESAQLEASKEFAKDFLLRHNIPTGMARVAANIEEARAFINNTYPTVLKFDGLAAGKGVAVCPDEPTAEEFLKEVFTDNRFGPGRLLVEEFLTGPEVSIFGALVDDHYLILCPARDYKRLQENDLGPNTGGMGAVASRQLVTPGMLELIERDIVAPTVAGLRQDGLPYRGFLYFGLMLTPNGPKVIEYNCRFGDPECQAVMPLLKGDLAQFCLKGAQGEFAPSLISFDNGWSVCCVLASAGYPASSHSGDAILGLDNVDRGFVYHAGTKWDDARQCYVTNGGRVLAVVAQGATLDEARKLAHSETDKVTFDGFQRRSDIAYASFE; from the coding sequence ATGAAAATCGCCGTGATCGGAAAAGGAGGCCGTGAACACGCCCTCGTCAAAGCACTCAAGGATTCCCCCTCTTCTCCCGAAATCTTCAGTTTCCCGGGAAGCGATGCCATCAACAAACTGGCTACCCCAATTCCGGTCAAAGACATGCATGAACTCGTCGCGTGGATGAAGGACAACACCATTGACCTCTGCGTTGCAGGAGAAGAAAGCTACCTGGTCAAAGATGAAGGCCTCGCCAATTGCTGCCGCGAAGCGGGCATTCCCTGCTGGGGACCCGTCAAGGAAAGCGCCCAATTGGAAGCCAGCAAGGAATTCGCCAAAGACTTCCTCCTCCGCCACAACATCCCCACCGGCATGGCTCGTGTCGCCGCAAACATTGAAGAAGCCCGGGCCTTCATCAACAACACCTACCCCACAGTCCTGAAATTCGACGGTCTGGCCGCCGGAAAAGGCGTCGCCGTCTGCCCGGATGAGCCAACAGCCGAGGAGTTCCTCAAGGAAGTCTTCACCGACAATCGTTTCGGTCCCGGTCGTCTTTTGGTTGAAGAATTCCTGACCGGTCCGGAAGTTTCCATCTTCGGAGCCCTGGTAGACGACCATTACCTCATCCTCTGCCCCGCCCGCGACTACAAGCGCCTTCAGGAAAACGACCTTGGTCCCAACACCGGAGGCATGGGAGCCGTCGCCTCGCGCCAGCTCGTCACCCCCGGCATGCTGGAACTCATCGAACGCGACATCGTCGCCCCGACGGTCGCCGGCCTCCGCCAGGATGGCCTCCCCTACCGCGGCTTCCTGTACTTCGGCCTCATGCTGACGCCGAACGGCCCCAAAGTCATTGAATACAACTGCCGTTTCGGAGATCCCGAATGCCAGGCCGTAATGCCCCTTTTGAAAGGCGACCTCGCCCAGTTCTGTCTCAAGGGAGCCCAGGGAGAATTCGCCCCATCGCTCATTTCCTTCGATAACGGCTGGAGCGTCTGTTGCGTACTCGCCTCCGCCGGATATCCCGCGTCGTCCCATTCCGGAGACGCCATCCTGGGGCTCGACAACGTAGACAGAGGCTTCGTCTATCATGCCGGCACCAAATGGGACGACGCACGCCAGTGCTACGTTACCAACGGAGGACGCGTCCTTGCCGTCGTCGCTCAGGGAGCCACCCTCGACGAAGCTCGTAAACTTGCCCACAGCGAAACCGACAAGGTCACTTTCGACGGTTTTCAGCGCCGATCGGACATCGCCTACGCCTCTTTCGAATAA
- a CDS encoding SDR family oxidoreductase, giving the protein MIHAENSFTGKIAIVTGGAKGIGKNIAETFALHGAQVAILDKDETAGIQTVASLPGNRHLFITADATRREDLEMFASRVLEEYGAVDYLVNNACISHGGLESRCSYDDFLDVLKVGVAAPYLLTLLFRDAFNPGGAIVNISSTRSVMSQADTESYTAAKGGISALTHGMAMSLASRGIRVNGISPGWIDTGTFGPLSHIDHKQHPAGRAGTPDDISSLVLFLCSPQASFITGENVTADGGMSRRMIYHGDEGWTYTPA; this is encoded by the coding sequence ATGATCCATGCAGAAAACAGCTTCACCGGAAAAATCGCCATCGTCACTGGTGGAGCAAAAGGCATTGGCAAAAACATTGCGGAAACATTCGCCCTCCACGGAGCCCAAGTCGCCATCCTCGACAAAGACGAAACGGCTGGAATCCAAACGGTTGCCTCTCTTCCCGGAAACAGACACCTTTTCATCACGGCCGACGCAACACGCCGAGAAGACCTCGAAATGTTTGCTTCCCGAGTGCTGGAAGAATATGGAGCCGTCGACTATCTGGTTAACAATGCCTGCATCAGTCACGGCGGACTGGAAAGCCGATGTTCCTACGACGACTTCCTGGATGTTCTCAAAGTCGGAGTTGCCGCCCCCTACCTGCTCACTCTGTTGTTCCGCGATGCCTTCAACCCGGGAGGAGCCATCGTTAACATTTCCTCCACCAGGTCAGTAATGTCTCAAGCCGATACGGAAAGTTACACTGCCGCCAAAGGAGGAATTTCCGCCCTCACCCACGGGATGGCCATGAGTCTCGCCTCACGCGGCATACGCGTCAACGGAATCAGCCCCGGATGGATCGACACAGGAACCTTCGGGCCCCTCTCACACATTGATCACAAACAACACCCGGCCGGACGTGCCGGAACGCCGGACGATATCTCGTCCCTCGTCCTTTTCCTCTGTTCCCCACAGGCATCTTTCATTACGGGTGAAAACGTTACCGCCGACGGCGGCATGAGCCGCCGCATGATCTACCACGGCGACGAAGGCTGGACCTATACCCCGGCCTGA
- the fabD gene encoding ACP S-malonyltransferase, with protein MNAVLLFSGQGAQKVGMGQDLLNAYPTAKALIEQADAALGEPLTKVMFEGPNEELTRTCNCQPALYVHGLACLAVLKELVPALTPVAAAGLSLGEFTAHAAAGTYTFEEGLRLVQKRGAFMEEACNATKGTMAAMIGGSDDAVTALAAECDVDVANFNCPGQTVVSGTEEGVDKAIAGAKAAGIKIAKKLNVAGAYHSRLMRSAQIKLAEELALVNFGMPSIPVYCNYEARPVESSEDIRLMLEKQVCGSVRWTASMQKLIDQGERLFIELGPGKTLAGMMGRICKEARVISIEDVESLQAAVEELKGM; from the coding sequence ATGAACGCAGTACTATTGTTTTCCGGACAGGGTGCCCAGAAAGTGGGCATGGGCCAGGATCTTTTGAATGCCTATCCTACCGCCAAGGCGTTGATCGAACAGGCGGATGCCGCCCTTGGTGAACCCCTGACCAAGGTGATGTTCGAAGGGCCGAATGAAGAGTTGACCCGTACCTGCAATTGTCAGCCTGCCTTGTACGTTCACGGTCTTGCCTGTCTTGCCGTGTTAAAGGAACTTGTTCCTGCGTTGACTCCGGTTGCCGCAGCCGGACTTTCCCTCGGTGAGTTTACCGCTCATGCCGCAGCCGGTACTTATACGTTTGAAGAAGGTCTCCGACTTGTCCAAAAGCGCGGTGCGTTTATGGAAGAGGCCTGCAATGCTACCAAGGGCACGATGGCTGCCATGATCGGAGGATCCGACGATGCCGTGACGGCTCTTGCCGCGGAGTGCGATGTGGATGTCGCCAATTTCAATTGTCCGGGACAGACCGTCGTTTCCGGTACGGAAGAAGGAGTAGACAAGGCGATTGCCGGAGCCAAGGCTGCCGGAATCAAGATTGCCAAAAAACTTAATGTAGCCGGAGCCTATCATTCCCGCCTGATGCGGAGCGCTCAAATCAAGCTGGCTGAGGAGCTTGCCCTCGTGAATTTCGGCATGCCCTCCATCCCGGTTTATTGCAATTATGAAGCCCGTCCCGTCGAAAGTTCGGAAGATATTCGTTTGATGCTGGAGAAGCAGGTCTGCGGTTCCGTTCGCTGGACGGCTTCCATGCAGAAGTTGATCGACCAGGGAGAACGCCTGTTTATTGAGCTCGGTCCCGGGAAGACTCTTGCCGGCATGATGGGCCGCATTTGCAAGGAAGCCAGGGTGATCTCCATTGAGGATGTTGAGTCCCTCCAGGCTGCTGTGGAAGAGCTGAAAGGCATGTAA